The following proteins come from a genomic window of Metarhizium brunneum chromosome 2, complete sequence:
- the nagZ_1 gene encoding Beta-hexosaminidase, producing the protein MPSAEQRRVVGQLFAVGFYGTEINKEIKSLIQDYGVGAVLLFKRNIKDAAQLQALCLGLQQLAKDAGHTQPLFVGIDQENGLVTRISPPVAAQLPGPMALGAAASLESAYHVAKATGNMLRYFGINMNYAPVGDVNNEPLNPVIGVRSPGDDADEVARFAAACAKGLRETRVAPCIKHFPGHGDTAVDSHYGLPVVNKTREELEALELVPFRRAAAEGIEMVMTAHIALPKASGSHLPATLSPETIKILREDLAFEGVIITDCMEMDGVRAAYGTVEGALMALKAGVDNVMICHTYDVQAASIDRVCEALHAGELSQARLDASLKRLRDLKDKYTDWDTALEARPPSDLARLSTENEALARDIYANATTVVRSEAGLLPVSRSASTVFVSPGVNVPTSGAASSGEELQKTRVPWVSGAFGDTLRRYNPAVEDIRFTESTLTSEQWARVEDAAVVVLATRNARESQYQRRLGLEIARRRAGKTLVAVATCSPYDFIDDEAEVRNYIAVYEPTLEAFASAADIIYGAATARGRLPVAH; encoded by the coding sequence CTCTTTGCGGTTGGCTTCTACGGGACCGAAATCAACAAAGAAATCAAGTCTCTCATCCAAGACTATGGCGTGGGCGCCGTTCTCCTCTTCAAGCGCAACATCAAAGACGCCGCCCAGCTACAAGCTCTCTGCCTGGGACTTCAACAACTGGCCAAGGATGCCGGCCACACCCAGCCTCTCTTTGTCGGCATCGACCAGGAAAACGGACTCGTGACGCGCATTTCACCTCCAGTCGCGGCACAGCTGCCCGGACCAATGGCCCTGGGCGCAGCCGCATCGTTGGAGAGCGCATACCACGTCGCCAAAGCCACGGGCAACATGCTGCGCTATTTCGGCATCAACATGAATTACGCCCCGGTCGGCGACGTCAACAATGAGCCGCTGAACCCCGTCATTGGAGTACGGAGTcccggcgacgatgccgacgaggtCGCCCGATTTGCCGCCGCGTGTGCCAAGGGCCTGCGAGAGACCAGAGTCGCGCCCTGCATCAAGCACTTCCCAGGCCACGGCGACACGGCCGTAGATTCGCACTACGGCCTGCCCGTCGTCAACAAGACCAGGGAGGAGCTGGAAGCGCTTGAGCTGGTCCCCTTTCGCCGCGCGGCCGCAGAGGGCATCGAGATGGTCATGACGGCGCACATTGCCCTCCCCAAGGCGAGCGGCTCGCATCTGCCCGCCACCCTGTCCCCCGAGACGATCAAGATCCTGCGCGAGGACCTCGCGTTCGAGGGCGTCATCATAACCGATTGCATGGAAATGGACGGCGTTCGAGCCGCATACGGAACCGTAGAGGGCGCCCTCATGGCGCTCAAGGCGGGCGTCGACAATGTCATGATTTGCCACACGTACGACGTGCAAGCTGCTTCCATCGACCGCGTCTGCGAGGCCCTCCACGCCGGAGAGCTGTCCCAGGCACGGCTCGACGCATCTCTCAAGCGGCTGCGCGACCTCAAGGACAAGTACACAGATTGGGACACGGCACTGGAAGCCCGGCCGCCGTCGGACCTGGCCCGTCTGAGCACGGAGAACGAGGCCCTCGCCCGCGACATTTACGCCAACGCCACCACGGTTGTCCGGTCGGAAGCAGGCCTCTTGCCCGTGTCCAGAAGCGCCAGCACGGTATTCGTCTCGCCGGGCGTCAACGTTCCCACCAGCGGCGCCGCGTCCAGCGGGGAGGAGCTGCAGAAGACGCGCGTGCCCTGGGTTTCCGGCGCCTTTGGCGACACCCTCCGCAGGTACAACCCTGCCGTTGAGGACATTCGCTTCACAGAGTCTACCCTGACGTCGGAGCAGTGGGCGCGGGTGGAGGACGCGGCCGTGGTCGTTTTGGCGACGAGAAACGCGAGGGAGTCGCAGTACCAGCGGCGTCTGGGGTTGGAGATTGCCAGGCGGCGGGCGGGCAAGACGCTCGTCGCGGTGGCTACCTGCAGTCCGTATGACTttatcgacgacgaggccgaggtgaGGAATTATATTGCCGTGTATGAGCCTACTCTGGAGGCATTTGCGTCGGCGGCCGATATTATCTACGGCGCGGCCACGGCTAGGGGTAGACTGCCTGTTGCTCACTAG